CCCCAGGCCGTGCAGATCCGCAGCATGATCGAGCGCCTGGAACAGATCGACCTGTACACGCAGATCGTGCTCGTGCCCGAACGCAACGACCGCGAGAACCTCGACGAGACCGTCGAGTACCTGTCGAGCCGTCCGAACGTGATCAGCGCGGCGGTCGTGCCGATCGGCCTGACCAGCCACCGCACGAACCTCCCGGACGTGCGGGTGTTCTCCCGCGAGGAAGCGCAGGACACCCTGCGGCGCCTGAACGTGTGGCGTAAGCAGTTCCTCGCCGAGCGCGGCACCCGCTTCGTGTTCCCGTCGGACGAGCTGTACCTGCTGGCCGGGGAGCCGCTGCCCAGCGAGGAGGAGTACGAGGGGTTCCCCATGCTGGAAAACGGCGTGGGCATGATCCGCGACTTCCTCACCGAGGGCGTCCCGGAGCTGCCCGCCGCGCTGCCCGAACCCCGGCGCGTGATCCTGGGCACCGGCACGCTGTTCGCCGAGTCCCTGGACCGCGCCGTGGAACCACTGCGCGCCATCAGGAACCTCAGCATCGAGGTGCGCGCCGTCGAGAACAAGACCTTCGGCAAGGTCACGACCGTCGCGGGGCTCCTCACGGGCCGCTGCTTCCGGCACGCCGTGAAGCCCGGCGAGGCCGACCTGCTGATCGTGCCGCCCACCACCTTGCGGTACGGCACGGAACTGATGCTGGACGACGTGAGCCTGGACGAACTGCGCGCCGAACTGCGCATGGACATCCGCTCGGGCGGGTCCACGCTGGGTGAACTGACCCGCGTGATCCTCCAGGGCGCGCAGAGCAGCGGGCCGCAGTTCGGCATGAGCGCCCACGCCGTCAAGGACACCGCCGAACCCATCTCGGTGCAGGTCGCCGAGCAGAACATGCGCGGGCAGGCGTAAGGCCACCACCCGCTGCGCCGACCGGCCCGCGCCCCTGAAGAGGGTGACGGGCCGGTCCTGCGTCCGGGGCGGCGCGTGGTCTGCCCCTCCACCCGGCGGGGGAGGGGGGTATGCCCCCACCGCCCCGGATGGTGTGGGCGGATACGGAATTTGACGTGCTGCTAGCAAGTTCTTGATATCCAGTCCCGTAAAAATTCCACAAATGGAAAATCTGTCTAGATGTATTCATGAGGGGAGGATTGCTGAACGCTGAACGACCTGACACACTCCGGCCATGCTGAGTGGATTCAGAGACTTCATCATGCGCGGCAACATCGTGGACCTCGCTATCGCCGTCGCGACGGGTGCAGCCTTCACCGCACTGGTGGGCGCCTTCTCGACAGCCTTCATCAACCCGCTGATCAAGCTGGCGACCGGCGGCGGCGCCATCGGCGGCAAGTTCGTGATCAACGGCGTGGAATTCGACTACGGCCTGTTCATCACGGCGCTCATCACCTTCCTGATCACCATGCTCGTCCTGTACGTCGTGGTCGTCACGCCCTACAACCGCTTCCGCGAGCGCCTGGCCAAACCCGCCGCACCGGTCGTCGTGGAACCCACCGCCCAGGAAAAACTGCTGGCCGAGATCCGCGACGAACTGCGCCGCCGCTGAAACCCACACTGCGGCAGGCAGGAGGTCCCCCGGTGCCCAACGGCTCGGGGGACCTCCTGTCTGCCGTGGGCGTCGCCGGGTTATTTCAGGAGATCCAGGGTCGCGCCGTACAGCCCGACGAACGCGTCCTCCTGCAGGGGGACCGGGGCGTTCCAGGTGGCACTCACGCAGTACGTGCGTCCGGTCAGGGTGGTGACCTGCGTGGTCAGGTTCAGCACGCCGGGCTCGCTGCCGCCCTTGTAACTGACGCTGCGGAAGCGGGCGGGGTCGGCCACGCCGGGGTTCAGTTGCGTCTCCTTCAGGGCCGCCACGTCGTTCATCAGGCGGCACAGTGTGGCGGGCGTGGCGAACCACTCCACGTCCCGCGCCAGGGGGCCGCCCGCGAAGTCGGCGGCGGCGGGCAGCGGCGCCACGCGGGCACGGTCCAGCACTGCGCGGCGCGCGGGCACGTTCAGGGTTGCGGCGCGGTACTCGGCGAGCAGCGCGGCGTTCGCGGGGTTCTTCAGCGCGAAGGCCTCGCGGGTGTTCAGGAAGGGCCGCTGGCCGAAGCGGGCCTCCACGCCCGCGCGGCCCACCACGCCCAGCAGCAGGTCGGTGGCGGTGTTGTCACTCTGCGCGATCATCCGCGCCGCCAGGTCCCGCAGCGTGTAGCGGCTGCTCGTGGGGGCGTCCTGCAGGGTCCCGCTGGGCAGGCTGCGGTCAGCGTCGGTCAGGGTCACCTCGTCCGTCCACTGCCGCTGACCGGCGTTGACCTGTGCTTGCAGTTCGGCCAGGATCGCCAGCTTGAACGTGGAGCCGACCGCCAGGGGCCGCGTGACGTTCAGCGCGGCGGCGGGCGTGGGCGCACCGACCTCCTGCACGAGCAGGCTGACCTGACCGGGCAGGGCCGCGAAGGCCGCGCGGGCCTCGTCCAGCGACGTGAAGACCGGCGGGGGCGGCGTGAGCAGCAGTCCCGTCACGCGGCCCTGGTCGTCCAGCGAGAACTGCGTGACGTTCAGCTGCCCCCGCTCGAAGATCAGGGCCGCCATCTGCGCGCCGATCTGCACGTCCTTCAGGGCGCCGAACTGCGCCGTGACGTCGTCCAGCAGGGCGCGCAGTTGCGCTTCCGGCACGGCCGCCAGGAAGTCCGGCGCGAACATCGAGACGTCCAGCGGGCCGCTGAAGATGCGGGTCAGCACCTCGCGCGGCGAGCCCTCCCCGGACGCCGTCGCCATGAGCGGCACGAAGCGCAGACCCATGAAGCGCCCCTGGTCGTCCAGCGCCGCCAGCACGTTCAGTTCACCGCGTTCGAACACTGCCACGAGCAGGTCGCCGCGCGTCTCGGTCCGCACGAACGCACCCAGCTGGGCGGTCAGGCCGTCCAGCGCCGCCTGGAGGCCGTCGGCGGGCAGGGCCGCCAGGAAGGACGGCGCCAGCCACCCGGACTGCACGGGGCCGCTGAACAGGCGCGTCACGGCGTCCGGCAGGCTGGACGGCATCTGGGTGGGTGTCTGGGCCTGCGCGGGCAGGGTGGCGGTCAGGCCGATCAGGGCAGCGGTGAGGGGGCGCATGTCAGGCACTACGCCAGTGGGCGGGTGCGGGTTCCGGGGGTGGCGACTCTATACTTCTGGGCATGATTGACGCGGCCCAGATCGACCACCTCGCGCAGCTCGCGCGGCTGCACCTGAATGCGGAGGAACGCGCGGCCATGCAGGCCGACCTGACCCGCGTGCTCGGCTACTTCGAGCAGCTCAGCGAGGTGGACACCGACGGCGTGCAGGAGATGCAGCGCCCCGTGAACCTCGTGAACGTCCTGCGCGACGACGTCGCCGGTGAGGTGTTCCCCGTGGCGACCGTCACCGCGCTGGCGCCCGAGAGCATGCCCGACGGCCACATCCGCGTGCCCCGCACCGTGGAGACCGACTGATGTTGGACCTCAAGTTCATCCGTGAGAACGCCGGGGCGGTGAAGCACGCCGTGGACGTCAAGGGCGTGAACCTCGACATCGACGAACTGCTGCGCCTCGACCGCGAACTGGTGGACCTCAAGCAGCGCGTGGAGGCCATGCAGGCCGAACGCAACGCCAACGCGAAACTGGTCCCGAAGGCGACGCCCGAGGAGCGCCCCACCCTGATTCAGCGCGGCAAGGACCTCGCCGAGGAGATCAAGGCGCTCGACCCGGCCCTGCGCGCGCACGAGGACAACCTGAAGCAACTGCTGCTGCGCGTGCCGAACATCCCGCACGCCTCTGTGCCGGTCGGGCGGGACGACAGTGAGAACGTCGAACTGCGCCGCGAGGGTCAACTGCCCACCTTCGACTTCACGCCGCTGGACCACGTGGACCTGCTGGAAAAGCAGGGCTGGAGCGACCCCGAGCGGGTGGCGCGCGTGTCCGGCAGCCGCAGCTACCTCCTGAAGGGCGAGGCGGTCATGCTGGAAATGGCGGTCCTGATGTTCGCCATGGACTTCCTGTCCGGCCGGGGCTTCACGCCGCTGTCCACCACCGCCCTGGCGCGCCCCGAGGCGTTCGTCGGCAGCGGGCACTTCCCCGGCGGGGAAGACCAGGTGTACAAGATCGAGGGTGACGAACTGATGCTCGCCGGGACCGCCGAGGTCCCCGTGAACAGCCTGTACGCCGGGGAACAGCTCAGCCTGGAGGGGTTGCCGATCGCTTACGCCGCGATCAGCGCCGCGTTCCGCAGCGAGGCCGGCAGCGCCGGGCGGGACGTGCGCGGATTGATCCGCGTGCACGAGTTCCGCAAGGTCGAGCAGTACGTCCTGTGCCGCGCCGACGAGCCCGAAGCCCTGGACTGGTTCGGGAAGATCCTCGGGAACGCCGAGGCGCTCCTCGCGGCGCTGGAACTCCCGTACCGCGTCGTGCAGAACTGCACGGGCGACATGGGCGCCGGGAAGGTCCTGATGTACGACATCGAAACCTGGGTGCCCAGCGAGGAGAAGTACCGCGAAACGCACTCCTGCTCGTACCTGGGCGACTGGCAGGCCCGCCGCACCGGCCTGCGCTACCGCGACGAGCACGGCAAACTCGTGTACGCGCACACCCTGAACAACACCGGCATCGCCGCGCCGCGCATCCTCGTGCCCCTGCTGGAAAACCACCAGCAGGCCGACGGGACCATCCGCGTCCCTGAAGCGCTGCGCCCCTACCTGGGCGGCAAGGCCGTGCTGGGCCAGCCCGTCCGCTGAACAAAGCAGGGGAGAGGGGGGCCGCGCTGACCTGCGGCCCCCCTCTTCATGTTGGGCCGCTACCCTGTCGGTATGAACGCTGCCGGTCTGAACCTCCTGCGCGCCGCCCTGCTGCCGCTCCTCCTGACCGCCGCGCAGGCCGGGGGCGCGCCGGAACCCGCCTGGATCGGCCGCGCGGTGGACGTGCCCGCCACGCCGCTGTGCCGGGCGATGCGCTGCACCCTCCACACCGTCCGCGAGAACACGCCGGACACCCTGGGCGGACAGGACGGCCAGCAGCGCACATACCGCACCGCGAGCGGCTGGCAGCTGGAGGTGGACGTCCGCCCCGGCGGCCAGGTCAGCGGCGCGCGCCTTCTACGCCCCGGCGCCCCGCGCGGCACGCGCCTGACCGACGCGCAGACCCGCGAGGCCGCCGCGTTCCTGACCGCCCTGACCGGACGGGGCTTCCGACCACAGGCCGTGCAGGACTGCCTCACCGCCGGGCTGGCCGCGCAGGACCGGGACTTCGACGCCTACGGCCCCAACGAGCCCCTGAGCCGCTGGAGCACGCCCGCCGGGTGGCCGTTCCGGGCGCGCTGCGGCGTGGCGGGCGCAGGCCCGCTGGGCGTGTGGGCCGGGTGGATGCAGGGCTGATCCGGATTCCGTCTGTTTCGTTGACAACCCGGAAGGACACCGGGTTGTCAACTCCACGTCCGGAACCCGCTTCTCTCCCGCTCGCTTCGTTCGGGTTGAACGTTGTTGCAACCCGTTCAACCGGAGTGCGTATGACCGCGCCGGGCCGCGCGGCGTACACTGCCCGCATGACCAAACCGCTGCTGGACCCGGCTGCCCTGGCCCCCATGGGCGCCACGCCCGAGGACGTCCGCGCCCGTCTGGACCGCGAACTCGATCTGTTCCACGCGCACCTGCGCACCCGTCAGGGCGACTGGACCCACACTCAGCCGGGGCGCGACTGGAGCCCCGCGCAGGAGGCCGAGCACGTCCTGAAGATCAACGACTCCATCGCGCGCGGCGTCGGCCTGCTGCTGTCCAAACGGGAACTGCGCCCCATGCCGCAGACGCCCGGTGAACTCACGCCCGACGGCCGCCGCGTCGCCCCGCCCCACACCCAGCCCGGCGCTGCGGGCCTCGCGTGGGACGACCTGGACGCCACCTGGACGCACAGCCGCGCGGGCCTGAGCATCGTCACGGGCGCGCTGCGCGCCACGCCCGGCCGGACCCTCTGGCACCCGTTCTTCGGGGAACTCGACGCGCTGGACTGGACGCGCATGGTCGCCGCGCACCTGTACCAGCACCGCAGGGCCCTGGAACGGAGCGCGCAGCCGTGACCGCGCCCACCTCCCGCACGGACAAGGGCACGCGCGGGTTCGATATCGACCTGCACGTCACCTTCACCCGCCCGCTGCCCGAAGCGCAGGCCCGCGCCGCGCTGCTGGCCCTGCCGGGCTTCACGGTGGACCTGTACCGCCCACACCCCAACCCCACCGGCCAGACCCCCACCCAGACCCCGGAGGAGGTGCCGGGCGTGCCGTCCGCGCGCCTGACCGGTCCCCTGAGCGACCCGGACGCTGTTCGCGCCGGACTCGCCGCGCTGCTGGGCGGGGACGCCCGCTACGTCGAGGT
This region of Deinococcus sp. JMULE3 genomic DNA includes:
- a CDS encoding DUF512 domain-containing protein produces the protein MTAAEQIQDQVFPAPIKTVEAGSAAERAGVRPGDVLLRVNGQAVTDVLAYRHLLSQGRATLEIARPQEAPRVMTGVPGTAQDHHRLFLTAAPSLDDTFTFSVEWEDPGLEFEEVLFDGIKKCANKCDFCYVHQMPRGFRKSLYIMDDDYRLSFLYGSFVTLTNLSENDIRRIEDENLSPLYVSVHTANQDLRQDMMKWWRLKVKDPQAVQIRSMIERLEQIDLYTQIVLVPERNDRENLDETVEYLSSRPNVISAAVVPIGLTSHRTNLPDVRVFSREEAQDTLRRLNVWRKQFLAERGTRFVFPSDELYLLAGEPLPSEEEYEGFPMLENGVGMIRDFLTEGVPELPAALPEPRRVILGTGTLFAESLDRAVEPLRAIRNLSIEVRAVENKTFGKVTTVAGLLTGRCFRHAVKPGEADLLIVPPTTLRYGTELMLDDVSLDELRAELRMDIRSGGSTLGELTRVILQGAQSSGPQFGMSAHAVKDTAEPISVQVAEQNMRGQA
- the mscL gene encoding large conductance mechanosensitive channel protein MscL — its product is MLSGFRDFIMRGNIVDLAIAVATGAAFTALVGAFSTAFINPLIKLATGGGAIGGKFVINGVEFDYGLFITALITFLITMLVLYVVVVTPYNRFRERLAKPAAPVVVEPTAQEKLLAEIRDELRRR
- a CDS encoding serine hydrolase — encoded protein: MRPLTAALIGLTATLPAQAQTPTQMPSSLPDAVTRLFSGPVQSGWLAPSFLAALPADGLQAALDGLTAQLGAFVRTETRGDLLVAVFERGELNVLAALDDQGRFMGLRFVPLMATASGEGSPREVLTRIFSGPLDVSMFAPDFLAAVPEAQLRALLDDVTAQFGALKDVQIGAQMAALIFERGQLNVTQFSLDDQGRVTGLLLTPPPPVFTSLDEARAAFAALPGQVSLLVQEVGAPTPAAALNVTRPLAVGSTFKLAILAELQAQVNAGQRQWTDEVTLTDADRSLPSGTLQDAPTSSRYTLRDLAARMIAQSDNTATDLLLGVVGRAGVEARFGQRPFLNTREAFALKNPANAALLAEYRAATLNVPARRAVLDRARVAPLPAAADFAGGPLARDVEWFATPATLCRLMNDVAALKETQLNPGVADPARFRSVSYKGGSEPGVLNLTTQVTTLTGRTYCVSATWNAPVPLQEDAFVGLYGATLDLLK
- the gatC gene encoding Asp-tRNA(Asn)/Glu-tRNA(Gln) amidotransferase subunit GatC, producing MIDAAQIDHLAQLARLHLNAEERAAMQADLTRVLGYFEQLSEVDTDGVQEMQRPVNLVNVLRDDVAGEVFPVATVTALAPESMPDGHIRVPRTVETD
- the serS gene encoding serine--tRNA ligase: MLDLKFIRENAGAVKHAVDVKGVNLDIDELLRLDRELVDLKQRVEAMQAERNANAKLVPKATPEERPTLIQRGKDLAEEIKALDPALRAHEDNLKQLLLRVPNIPHASVPVGRDDSENVELRREGQLPTFDFTPLDHVDLLEKQGWSDPERVARVSGSRSYLLKGEAVMLEMAVLMFAMDFLSGRGFTPLSTTALARPEAFVGSGHFPGGEDQVYKIEGDELMLAGTAEVPVNSLYAGEQLSLEGLPIAYAAISAAFRSEAGSAGRDVRGLIRVHEFRKVEQYVLCRADEPEALDWFGKILGNAEALLAALELPYRVVQNCTGDMGAGKVLMYDIETWVPSEEKYRETHSCSYLGDWQARRTGLRYRDEHGKLVYAHTLNNTGIAAPRILVPLLENHQQADGTIRVPEALRPYLGGKAVLGQPVR
- a CDS encoding DinB family protein; its protein translation is MTKPLLDPAALAPMGATPEDVRARLDRELDLFHAHLRTRQGDWTHTQPGRDWSPAQEAEHVLKINDSIARGVGLLLSKRELRPMPQTPGELTPDGRRVAPPHTQPGAAGLAWDDLDATWTHSRAGLSIVTGALRATPGRTLWHPFFGELDALDWTRMVAAHLYQHRRALERSAQP